One part of the Microtus ochrogaster isolate Prairie Vole_2 chromosome 16, MicOch1.0, whole genome shotgun sequence genome encodes these proteins:
- the Ptf1a gene encoding pancreas transcription factor 1 subunit alpha encodes MDAVLLEHFPGGLDTFPSAYFDEEDFFTDQSSRDPLEDGDELLGDEQAEVEFLSHQLHEYCYRDGACLLLQPAPSAAPHALAPPPLGDPSEPEDSGGYCCEAGAPVGGFPYSPGSPPSCLAYPCTGVLSPGARLRGLNRAAAAAAARRRRRVRSEAELQQLRQAANVRERRRMQSINDAFEGLRSHIPTLPYEKRLSKVDTLRLAIGYINFLSELVQADLPLRGGGTGGCGGPGGSRHLGGDSQGNQAQKVIICHRGTRSPSPSDPDYGLPPLAGHSLSWTDEKQLKEQNIIRTAKVWTPEDPRKLNSKSFDNIENEPPFEFVS; translated from the exons ATGGACGCCGTGCTGTTGGAGCACTTTCCCGGGGGCCTTGACACATTCCCATCTGCTTACTTCGATGAGGAAGACTTCTTCACCGATCAGTCCTCTCGGGACCCACTGGAGGACGGAGACGAGCTGCTGGGGGATGAGCAGGCGGAGGTGGAGTTCCTCAGTCACCAGCTGCACGAATACTGCTACCGCGACGGGGCGTGCCTGCTGCTGCAGCCCGCACCCTCGGCCGCCCCGCATGCACTCGCCCCGCCGCCTTTGGGGGACCCCAGCGAGCCCGAGGACAGCGGCGGCTACTGTTGTGAGGCAGGTGCCCCCGTAGGCGGCTTCCCCTACTCGCCCGGCTCGCCGCCCTCGTGCCTTGCCTACCCTTGTACAGGGGTACTGTCCCCTGGGGCGCGGCTCCGTGGTCTGAACCGGGCTGCTGCAGCAGCGGCAGCAAGGCGACGGAGACGCGTGCGCTCCGAGGCGGAGCTGCAGCAGCTGCGACAAGCAGCTAATGTGCGCGAGCGGCGCCGCATGCAGTCCATAAACGACGCCTTCGAGGGGCTGCGTTCGCACATCCCCACGCTGCCCTACGAAAAGCGCCTCTCCAAGGTAGACACGCTGCGCTTGGCCATAGGCTACATCAACTTCCTCAGCGAGCTGGTGCAGGCGGACCTGCCACTgcgcggtggtggcacaggtggTTGCGGGGGCCCAGGTGGTAGCAGGCACCTGGGCGGGGACAGCCAGGGTAACCAGGCCCAGAAGGTCATCATCTGCCATCGAGGCACCC gctcGCCCTCCCCCAGTGACCCAGATTATGGCCTCCCTCCTCTTGCTGGGCACTCTCTCTCATGGACTGATGAGAAACAgctcaaagaacaaaatattatCCGTACAGCTAAAGTGTGGACCCCAGAGGACCCCAGAAAACTCAACAGCAAATCTTTCGACAACATAGAGAACGAACCACCTTTTGAGTTTGTATCCTGA